From one Rhopalosiphum padi isolate XX-2018 chromosome 2, ASM2088224v1, whole genome shotgun sequence genomic stretch:
- the LOC132920214 gene encoding copper-transporting ATPase 1 isoform X2: protein MPSEDIFELYSPLKQANEKQPLPASNISDELIDSETFERHKTIILTVVSRAAEAASVILDQTGIIQVVTIGQNYIRVIYDINQTNFSIFVEVLKKMGFLVSFEPETQTEVTIQVEGMKCNSCVKKIEGNLKEKNGIFNVQVNLEQKCANIVYDSNAISVFELQSLIAELGFTVPIHQTTTVIKIDGMSCKNCVRNIESKIGALNGVVSVSVSLEQKEATIVHRPGDINASQLASAISNLSTKFKVSLNDQKVEAPSNVFSMFVPEDEYSKTYLNIKGMTCASCVIAIEKHCLKIKGVKSVLVALMAAKAEVQYDSTLVQPEDVANSITDLGFPCNVLADTNSRITQTEFRIGGMTCSSCVNKIESNLMKLKGVQKAIVALTTQKGVITYDCDLISPRDIADHIVSLGFTADLVNNKDRGDRSYLNHSEEIKKWRNSFFVSLLFGGPCMIAMTYFMMGMTFNFIDHSSMCCIIPGLSLENLIMFLLSTPVQFIGGWHFHVQAWKAIRHYTTNMDVLVSVATTISYVYSVIVVLIAITETPAKHTSPMTFFDTPPMLFVFISLGRWMEHIAKGKTSEALSKLLSLKATDALLVTITDDFKILSEKEINVDLVKRGDILKVLPSTKVPVDGKVIHGRSACDESLITGESMPVNKKPSSLIIGGSLNQTAPLLMVATHTGEATMLAQIVRLVEQAQTSKAPIQQFADRIAGYFVPAVVAISTITLVSWLFIGRYYTKYLPISDDEKYGPDGWENAIQYSFRCALSVLAIACPCALGLATPTAVMVGTGIGALNGILIKGADALENAHKVKYVVFDKTGTITYGKPTVSRICLFVDDMICSLSLLLSIVANAEVSSEHPLASALVKFIKEMFKSEISGKCERFQSVAGCGIKCVVSHIDDLFKNGTKSDFIMNYQNHIRSGVNESSFEFNNVIVELVIGKSTTQVQSIQLHKLLDINEEKKPNETKYEVLIGNREWMFRNGVNLSKEVNFKMISEETLGHTAILCAINGLLVAAISVSDMVKPEAHLAVYTLMKRGYQVMLLTGDNRKTASAVAKQVGIQKVFAEVLPSHKVAKIRALQEKGIRVAMVGDGVNDSPALAQANVGIAISSGTDVAVEAADVVLMRNDLLDVVSCFDLSNKTVRRIRLNFLFASMYNLIGIPIAAGVFSPLGITLQPWMAAAAMALSSVSVVGSSLLLKIYKKPTSATLTTPEYLSRSQTELDTISLHRGLDDIEPSIMIRASTSSTISKLLMGKTTVSEAENQLLNSYEDMDDHNIGTFVERTKSINA from the exons ATGCCGTCCGAAGACATTTTTGAACTCTACAGTCCACTAAAACAAGCCAATGAGAAACAACC tttaccaGCTAGTAACATATCAGATGAATTAATTGACTCAGAGACATTTGAAAGacacaaaactataatattaactgtGGTTTCACGAGCCGCTGAAGCAGCCAGTGTGATACTTGACCAAACTGGTATAATCCag GTTGTAACAATTGGCCAAAACTATATACgtgttatatatgatataaaccAAACAAATTTCTCAATATTTgttgaagtattaaaaaaaatgggcTTTCTTGTATCTTTTGAGCCAGAAACACAAACTGAAGTCACCATACAAGTGGAAGGCATGAAATGTAAttcatgtgtaaaaaaaattgaaggcaatcttaaagaaaaaaatggcaTATTTAACGTTCaa GTGAATCTTGAACAAAAATGTGCTAACATCGTATACGATTCAAATGCAATATCAGTTTTTGAACTCCAATCATTAATAGCAGAATTGGGTTTCACTGTACCAATTCACCAAACTACtactgtaataaaaattgatGGAATGTCTTGCAAGAATTGTGTGCGAAATATTGAAA GTAAAATTGGTGCGTTGAATGGAGTTGTATCAGTATCTGTTAGCTTGGAACAAAAAGAAGCAACTATTGTCCATCGGCCTGGGGACATAAATGCTTCACAATTAGCATCAGCTATATCAAATTTGTCTACAAAATTTAAGGTTTCTTTAAACGATCAAAAAGTTGAAGCACCTAGTAATGTGTTTAGTATGTTTGTTCCTGAAGATGAGTACAGTAAAACATATCTAAACATCAAAGGCATGACATGTGCATCTTGTGTGATTGCTATTGAAAAACACTGTCTTAAAAttaaag GTGTTAAAAGTGTGTTAGTTGCACTAATGGCTGCAAAAGCCGAAGTACAGTATGATTCTACTTTAGTACAACCTGAAGATGTGGCTAATTCTATTACTGATTTAGGCTTTCCTTGTAATGTTTTAGCTGACACAAACTCACGTATTACTCAGACTGAATTtaga attggtGGTATGACATGTTCATCTTGCGTCAATAAAATTGAATCAAATTTAATGAAACTGAAAGGAGTACAAAAAGCTATAGTTGCACTCACAACTCAAAAAGGGGTAATTACTTACGATTGTGATCTAATTAGTCCACGAGATATTGCTGACCATATTGTTAGCCTAGGATTTACTGCTGACCTAGTTAACAATAAAGATAGGGGGGATCGCAGTTATTTGAATCATAG cgaagaaataaaaaaatggcgaaattcattttttgtatcTTTATTGTTTGGTGGTCCATGCATGATTGCTATGACTTATTTCATGATGGGTATGACATTTAACTTTATTGATCATTCTTCTATGTGCTGTATAATTCCTGGGCTTTCTCTTGAAAATTTGATAATGTTTCTGTTATCTACTCCAGTTCAG tttattgGAGGTTGGCATTTTCATGTACAAGCTTGGAAAGCTATACGCCATTATACTACCAATATGGATGTTCTTGTATCAGTAGCCACCACCATTTCTTATGTATACTCAGTCATTGTTGTACTTATTGCGATCACTGAAACACCAGCTAAACACACTAGTCCAATGACTTTCTTTGATACACCGcccatgttatttgtgtttatatcACTTGGTCGATGGATGGAACATATTGCAAAG GGAAAAACATCTGAGGCTCTTTCCAAATTGTTATCCTTAAAAGCTACCGATGCTCTGTTGGTGACCATTACTGatgactttaaaatattaagtgaaAAAGAAATTAATGTTGATCTAGTTAAACGAGGAGATATTCttaag gtATTACCCAGTACAAAAGTTCCAGTTGATGGAAAAGTTATTCATGGGCGATCAGCTTGTGATGAATCTTTGATTACTGGAGAGTCTATGCCAGTGAACAAAAAgccaa gtAGCTTAATAATAGGAGGTTCATTAAATCAGACAGCTCCTCTACTGATGGTTGCTACACACACAGGAGAAGCAACCATGTTAGCTCAAATTGTACGACTAGTTGAGCAAGCTCAAACATCTAAAGCTCCAATACAGCAATTTGCTGATCGTATTGCTGGTTATTTTGTTCCTGCTGTAGTAGCAATATCCACTATCACACTTGTGTCGTGGCTTTTCATTGGtcgttattatactaaatatctacctatttcg gatGATGAAAAATATGGTCCAGATGGATGGGAAAATGCTATTCAATACTCATTTAGATGTGCATTGAGTGTTCTTGCCATTGCTTGTCCGTGTGCTCTTGGCTTAGCGACTCCAACTGCTGTTATGGTTGGAACTGGTATTGGTGCTCTTAATGGTATACTGATTAAAGGTGCTGACGCTTTAGAAAATGCTCATAAG GTCAAGTACGTAGTATTTGATAAAACTGGTACTATAACATATGGAAAACCCACCGTATCGAGGATTTGTCTGTTTGTAGACGACATGATTTGTTCACTTAGTCTATTATTATCCATAGTTGCTAACGCCGAAGTTAGTAGTGAACATCCTTTAGCTTctg CACTGGTGAAATTCATAAAAGAAATGTTTAAATCTGAGATATCTGGAAAATGTGAACGTTTTCAATCTGTTGCTGGATGTGGTATTAAATGTGTTGTGTCCCATattgatgatttatttaaaaatggaacTAAATCAGATTTCATTATGAATTACCAAAACCATATAAG AAGTGGAGTGAATGAATCATCATTTGAATTTAACAACGTAATTGTTGAACTGGTTATAGGAAAATCAACTACTCAAGTTCAATCAATACAATTACATAAATTGTTAGAtattaatgaagaaaaaaaaccaaatgaaaccaaatatgaa gtattAATTGGTAATCGTGAATGGATGTTTAGAAATGGTGTTAATTTATCAAaagaagttaattttaaaatgatcagtGAAGAAACCCTAGGCCATACAGCAATCTTGTGTGCCATTAAtg GTTTATTGGTAGCAGCAATCAGTGTATCAGATATGGTTAAACCTGAAGCTCATCTAGCTGTTTATACATTGATGAAGCGTGGCTATCAAGTAATGTTATTGACTGGAGACAATAGGAAAACAGCCAGTGCAGTAGCAAAACAAGTAGGAATACAAAAGGTGTTTGCTGAAGTATTACCATCACATAAAGTAGCCAAAATCAGAGCTCTACAAGAAAAGGGTATACGAGTTGCGATGGTTGGTGATGGAGTTAATGACTCTCCAGCCCTAGCACAAGCAAATGTTGGTATTGCTATTTCTTCAGGTACAGACGTGGCTGTTGAAGCAGCAGATGTAGTCCTAATGAGA AATGATCTTCTTGACGTTGTCAGTTGTTTTGACTTGTCCAATAAAACAGTCCGACGAATTCGACTTAACTTTTTATTTGctagtatgtataatttaattggtATTCCAATTGCTGCGGGTGTGTTTAGTCCTTTAGGCATCACATTAcaa CCATGGATGGCAGCAGCTGCAATGGCATTAAGTTCAGTATCTGTTGTTGGATCTTCGCTTTTACTTAAGAT ctatAAAAAACCAACTTCAGCCACTTTAACTACCCCAGAATATTTGTCAAGATCTCAAACTGAACTTGATACAATTTCCTTACATAGAGGATTGGATGATATAGAACCATCAATTATGATAAGAGCATCAACGTCTTCGACAATATCTAA ACTACTTATGGGAAAGACAACTGTTTCTGAAGCCGAAAATCAATTGTTAAACTCTTACGAAGACATGGATGACCATAATATAGGAACTTTTGTTGAAAGAACGAAGAGCATAAATGCTTGA
- the LOC132920214 gene encoding copper-transporting ATPase 1 isoform X1, with protein sequence MPSEDIFELYSPLKQANEKQPLPASNISDELIDSETFERHKTIILTVVSRAAEAASVILDQTGIIQVVTIGQNYIRVIYDINQTNFSIFVEVLKKMGFLVSFEPETQTEVTIQVEGMKCNSCVKKIEGNLKEKNGIFNVQVNLEQKCANIVYDSNAISVFELQSLIAELGFTVPIHQTTTVIKIDGMSCKNCVRNIESKIGALNGVVSVSVSLEQKEATIVHRPGDINASQLASAISNLSTKFKVSLNDQKVEAPSNVFSMFVPEDEYSKTYLNIKGMTCASCVIAIEKHCLKIKGVKSVLVALMAAKAEVQYDSTLVQPEDVANSITDLGFPCNVLADTNSRITQTEFRIGGMTCSSCVNKIESNLMKLKGVQKAIVALTTQKGVITYDCDLISPRDIADHIVSLGFTADLVNNKDRGDRSYLNHSEEIKKWRNSFFVSLLFGGPCMIAMTYFMMGMTFNFIDHSSMCCIIPGLSLENLIMFLLSTPVQFIGGWHFHVQAWKAIRHYTTNMDVLVSVATTISYVYSVIVVLIAITETPAKHTSPMTFFDTPPMLFVFISLGRWMEHIAKGKTSEALSKLLSLKATDALLVTITDDFKILSEKEINVDLVKRGDILKVLPSTKVPVDGKVIHGRSACDESLITGESMPVNKKPSSLIIGGSLNQTAPLLMVATHTGEATMLAQIVRLVEQAQTSKAPIQQFADRIAGYFVPAVVAISTITLVSWLFIGRYYTKYLPISDDEKYGPDGWENAIQYSFRCALSVLAIACPCALGLATPTAVMVGTGIGALNGILIKGADALENAHKVKYVVFDKTGTITYGKPTVSRICLFVDDMICSLSLLLSIVANAEVSSEHPLASALVKFIKEMFKSEISGKCERFQSVAGCGIKCVVSHIDDLFKNGTKSDFIMNYQNHIRSGVNESSFEFNNVIVELVIGKSTTQVQSIQLHKLLDINEEKKPNETKYEVLIGNREWMFRNGVNLSKEVNFKMISEETLGHTAILCAINGLLVAAISVSDMVKPEAHLAVYTLMKRGYQVMLLTGDNRKTASAVAKQVGIQKVFAEVLPSHKVAKIRALQEKGIRVAMVGDGVNDSPALAQANVGIAISSGTDVAVEAADVVLMRNDLLDVVSCFDLSNKTVRRIRLNFLFASMYNLIGIPIAAGVFSPLGITLQPWMAAAAMALSSVSVVGSSLLLKIYKKPTSATLTTPEYLSRSQTELDTISLHRGLDDIEPSIMIRASTSSTISKYLCFRLLMGKTTVSEAENQLLNSYEDMDDHNIGTFVERTKSINA encoded by the exons ATGCCGTCCGAAGACATTTTTGAACTCTACAGTCCACTAAAACAAGCCAATGAGAAACAACC tttaccaGCTAGTAACATATCAGATGAATTAATTGACTCAGAGACATTTGAAAGacacaaaactataatattaactgtGGTTTCACGAGCCGCTGAAGCAGCCAGTGTGATACTTGACCAAACTGGTATAATCCag GTTGTAACAATTGGCCAAAACTATATACgtgttatatatgatataaaccAAACAAATTTCTCAATATTTgttgaagtattaaaaaaaatgggcTTTCTTGTATCTTTTGAGCCAGAAACACAAACTGAAGTCACCATACAAGTGGAAGGCATGAAATGTAAttcatgtgtaaaaaaaattgaaggcaatcttaaagaaaaaaatggcaTATTTAACGTTCaa GTGAATCTTGAACAAAAATGTGCTAACATCGTATACGATTCAAATGCAATATCAGTTTTTGAACTCCAATCATTAATAGCAGAATTGGGTTTCACTGTACCAATTCACCAAACTACtactgtaataaaaattgatGGAATGTCTTGCAAGAATTGTGTGCGAAATATTGAAA GTAAAATTGGTGCGTTGAATGGAGTTGTATCAGTATCTGTTAGCTTGGAACAAAAAGAAGCAACTATTGTCCATCGGCCTGGGGACATAAATGCTTCACAATTAGCATCAGCTATATCAAATTTGTCTACAAAATTTAAGGTTTCTTTAAACGATCAAAAAGTTGAAGCACCTAGTAATGTGTTTAGTATGTTTGTTCCTGAAGATGAGTACAGTAAAACATATCTAAACATCAAAGGCATGACATGTGCATCTTGTGTGATTGCTATTGAAAAACACTGTCTTAAAAttaaag GTGTTAAAAGTGTGTTAGTTGCACTAATGGCTGCAAAAGCCGAAGTACAGTATGATTCTACTTTAGTACAACCTGAAGATGTGGCTAATTCTATTACTGATTTAGGCTTTCCTTGTAATGTTTTAGCTGACACAAACTCACGTATTACTCAGACTGAATTtaga attggtGGTATGACATGTTCATCTTGCGTCAATAAAATTGAATCAAATTTAATGAAACTGAAAGGAGTACAAAAAGCTATAGTTGCACTCACAACTCAAAAAGGGGTAATTACTTACGATTGTGATCTAATTAGTCCACGAGATATTGCTGACCATATTGTTAGCCTAGGATTTACTGCTGACCTAGTTAACAATAAAGATAGGGGGGATCGCAGTTATTTGAATCATAG cgaagaaataaaaaaatggcgaaattcattttttgtatcTTTATTGTTTGGTGGTCCATGCATGATTGCTATGACTTATTTCATGATGGGTATGACATTTAACTTTATTGATCATTCTTCTATGTGCTGTATAATTCCTGGGCTTTCTCTTGAAAATTTGATAATGTTTCTGTTATCTACTCCAGTTCAG tttattgGAGGTTGGCATTTTCATGTACAAGCTTGGAAAGCTATACGCCATTATACTACCAATATGGATGTTCTTGTATCAGTAGCCACCACCATTTCTTATGTATACTCAGTCATTGTTGTACTTATTGCGATCACTGAAACACCAGCTAAACACACTAGTCCAATGACTTTCTTTGATACACCGcccatgttatttgtgtttatatcACTTGGTCGATGGATGGAACATATTGCAAAG GGAAAAACATCTGAGGCTCTTTCCAAATTGTTATCCTTAAAAGCTACCGATGCTCTGTTGGTGACCATTACTGatgactttaaaatattaagtgaaAAAGAAATTAATGTTGATCTAGTTAAACGAGGAGATATTCttaag gtATTACCCAGTACAAAAGTTCCAGTTGATGGAAAAGTTATTCATGGGCGATCAGCTTGTGATGAATCTTTGATTACTGGAGAGTCTATGCCAGTGAACAAAAAgccaa gtAGCTTAATAATAGGAGGTTCATTAAATCAGACAGCTCCTCTACTGATGGTTGCTACACACACAGGAGAAGCAACCATGTTAGCTCAAATTGTACGACTAGTTGAGCAAGCTCAAACATCTAAAGCTCCAATACAGCAATTTGCTGATCGTATTGCTGGTTATTTTGTTCCTGCTGTAGTAGCAATATCCACTATCACACTTGTGTCGTGGCTTTTCATTGGtcgttattatactaaatatctacctatttcg gatGATGAAAAATATGGTCCAGATGGATGGGAAAATGCTATTCAATACTCATTTAGATGTGCATTGAGTGTTCTTGCCATTGCTTGTCCGTGTGCTCTTGGCTTAGCGACTCCAACTGCTGTTATGGTTGGAACTGGTATTGGTGCTCTTAATGGTATACTGATTAAAGGTGCTGACGCTTTAGAAAATGCTCATAAG GTCAAGTACGTAGTATTTGATAAAACTGGTACTATAACATATGGAAAACCCACCGTATCGAGGATTTGTCTGTTTGTAGACGACATGATTTGTTCACTTAGTCTATTATTATCCATAGTTGCTAACGCCGAAGTTAGTAGTGAACATCCTTTAGCTTctg CACTGGTGAAATTCATAAAAGAAATGTTTAAATCTGAGATATCTGGAAAATGTGAACGTTTTCAATCTGTTGCTGGATGTGGTATTAAATGTGTTGTGTCCCATattgatgatttatttaaaaatggaacTAAATCAGATTTCATTATGAATTACCAAAACCATATAAG AAGTGGAGTGAATGAATCATCATTTGAATTTAACAACGTAATTGTTGAACTGGTTATAGGAAAATCAACTACTCAAGTTCAATCAATACAATTACATAAATTGTTAGAtattaatgaagaaaaaaaaccaaatgaaaccaaatatgaa gtattAATTGGTAATCGTGAATGGATGTTTAGAAATGGTGTTAATTTATCAAaagaagttaattttaaaatgatcagtGAAGAAACCCTAGGCCATACAGCAATCTTGTGTGCCATTAAtg GTTTATTGGTAGCAGCAATCAGTGTATCAGATATGGTTAAACCTGAAGCTCATCTAGCTGTTTATACATTGATGAAGCGTGGCTATCAAGTAATGTTATTGACTGGAGACAATAGGAAAACAGCCAGTGCAGTAGCAAAACAAGTAGGAATACAAAAGGTGTTTGCTGAAGTATTACCATCACATAAAGTAGCCAAAATCAGAGCTCTACAAGAAAAGGGTATACGAGTTGCGATGGTTGGTGATGGAGTTAATGACTCTCCAGCCCTAGCACAAGCAAATGTTGGTATTGCTATTTCTTCAGGTACAGACGTGGCTGTTGAAGCAGCAGATGTAGTCCTAATGAGA AATGATCTTCTTGACGTTGTCAGTTGTTTTGACTTGTCCAATAAAACAGTCCGACGAATTCGACTTAACTTTTTATTTGctagtatgtataatttaattggtATTCCAATTGCTGCGGGTGTGTTTAGTCCTTTAGGCATCACATTAcaa CCATGGATGGCAGCAGCTGCAATGGCATTAAGTTCAGTATCTGTTGTTGGATCTTCGCTTTTACTTAAGAT ctatAAAAAACCAACTTCAGCCACTTTAACTACCCCAGAATATTTGTCAAGATCTCAAACTGAACTTGATACAATTTCCTTACATAGAGGATTGGATGATATAGAACCATCAATTATGATAAGAGCATCAACGTCTTCGACAATATCTAA gtATTTATGTTTCAGACTACTTATGGGAAAGACAACTGTTTCTGAAGCCGAAAATCAATTGTTAAACTCTTACGAAGACATGGATGACCATAATATAGGAACTTTTGTTGAAAGAACGAAGAGCATAAATGCTTGA